The following coding sequences lie in one Thalassoglobus polymorphus genomic window:
- a CDS encoding MFS transporter — MWPLKTAKRNIIVAGCLGMSYTQLTLSAASIDFVRGLGGTSFHVGILNSLPVMLLGFQFLAAFVANHLTYRRGLWMSLSLLQRAMIVPIALGPWLWPEMGDLFWIWMFLGAVAINQGLLHFCTPLWLSWMGDYLPHGDLNSYWGYRHRWVQWSAAASLLGGALLISRPRLEIRIGYPILATVAGILGIADILIFLKVDEPPVSKLPPTSMKTIFLAPFLHQGFRSFIAFMCFWHFAAMIGAAFISLYLLDYIGMSLFQVLLLWTLSWVGGALTSRWLGRLGDHFGNRPLLILCVCFKTLNMIGLLLVPKDPSMAFNILVPIFMVDAALNAGFAIATNGFLLKNSPSENRTMYIASGTAMAGVVGGITAIMAGAILTQMDGWSVVVNGWTFSEYHLFFLVSLVLRLLSVKMVLRIKEPASLDTMQVVTYLIGVSPLRVLRYPAGLYRNWSSSEFTAKTSQAEKPSQVDEEKVETVET, encoded by the coding sequence GTGTGGCCTCTTAAGACTGCGAAACGGAACATCATCGTCGCCGGTTGCCTGGGAATGTCCTATACGCAATTGACGCTCTCGGCTGCCTCGATCGATTTTGTGCGAGGGCTGGGGGGAACGAGCTTTCATGTCGGCATCTTGAATTCCCTGCCTGTCATGTTGCTCGGATTTCAGTTTCTGGCAGCCTTTGTCGCTAATCATCTGACCTATCGACGCGGGCTGTGGATGAGCTTGTCTCTTCTGCAACGCGCCATGATTGTTCCCATTGCTCTTGGCCCGTGGTTATGGCCAGAGATGGGAGACCTGTTCTGGATCTGGATGTTTCTGGGAGCAGTCGCGATAAATCAGGGACTGCTTCATTTTTGTACACCACTGTGGCTCTCCTGGATGGGAGATTACCTCCCACATGGCGACTTAAACAGCTACTGGGGATACCGGCATCGCTGGGTTCAATGGTCAGCTGCAGCTTCGCTCCTTGGAGGAGCGTTGTTGATTTCTCGCCCTAGACTTGAGATACGAATCGGTTACCCGATCCTGGCGACGGTTGCCGGGATTTTGGGCATTGCTGACATCCTGATCTTTCTGAAAGTCGATGAACCGCCGGTCAGCAAGCTACCGCCAACTTCAATGAAAACGATTTTCCTTGCTCCGTTTTTACACCAGGGCTTTCGATCGTTTATTGCTTTTATGTGTTTCTGGCACTTCGCAGCGATGATTGGGGCTGCTTTCATCAGCTTGTATTTGCTTGACTACATCGGAATGAGCCTGTTTCAGGTCTTGTTGCTCTGGACGCTTTCATGGGTCGGCGGAGCACTCACGTCGCGATGGCTTGGACGGCTGGGGGATCATTTTGGGAATCGACCGCTGCTGATTTTGTGTGTTTGCTTCAAGACGCTCAATATGATCGGATTGTTGCTTGTCCCCAAAGATCCAAGTATGGCATTCAATATTTTGGTCCCGATCTTCATGGTCGATGCCGCTCTGAATGCTGGGTTTGCTATCGCGACAAATGGATTCCTCCTTAAAAATTCACCCTCTGAAAACCGGACGATGTACATTGCTTCGGGAACAGCAATGGCTGGGGTTGTTGGTGGGATCACAGCAATCATGGCGGGAGCGATCCTGACGCAAATGGATGGTTGGTCGGTGGTAGTGAATGGCTGGACGTTCTCAGAGTACCATCTCTTCTTTTTGGTCAGCCTCGTCTTAAGATTGCTGTCCGTGAAAATGGTGTTGCGAATTAAAGAGCCGGCTTCACTGGACACGATGCAGGTGGTCACATACCTCATCGGAGTGAGCCCTCTACGCGTTCTCCGATATCCAGCTGGACTGTATCGAAACTGGTCTTCCTCAGAATTTACCGCGAAGACTTCTCAAGCCGAGAAACCGTCTCAAGTTGATGAAGAAAAAGTCGAAACTGTAGAAACCTGA
- a CDS encoding RluA family pseudouridine synthase, with protein sequence MPTYSPHTFEFIVDRSLSGIRIDSFLVKHLRNYTPWRIQRIVAAGGVRINNSVAEQTDRIFRGQTVSVRLIEPPDKLLAPKAMELEIIYQDEWLIVVNKPADLIVHPVGEEQSRTLVNGLQHLLNRQSGTKGILRPGMVHRLDRQTSGAIAVALTYNAHAKLAGEFEASRVSKSYLAIVEGVIERDEGRIDRPIGRARSGRHVLMSCRPDAIKAKISKTNFRVLERFPNHTLVLARPVTGRNHQIRVHFAHIGHPLMGDEFYKAHGKFHPNYSDLNDGESRTVETGFPIKRHALHAVQLEFSHPITSRWETFIAPLPGDFLQTLGKLRQQQVAQR encoded by the coding sequence TTGCCGACTTATTCACCACACACATTTGAATTCATTGTTGATCGCTCTCTGAGTGGAATTCGCATTGATTCTTTTCTTGTCAAACATCTTCGAAACTACACCCCCTGGCGGATACAGCGTATCGTCGCTGCCGGAGGAGTACGAATCAACAATTCTGTTGCCGAACAAACAGATCGTATCTTCAGAGGGCAAACTGTCAGCGTTCGATTGATCGAACCGCCTGACAAACTTCTTGCCCCGAAAGCAATGGAGCTTGAGATAATTTATCAGGACGAATGGTTGATCGTGGTCAACAAACCAGCCGACCTGATCGTCCATCCGGTGGGTGAAGAACAATCCCGAACTCTTGTCAACGGATTGCAACATCTCCTCAATCGACAGAGTGGAACGAAAGGCATATTACGGCCGGGGATGGTCCATCGTCTTGATCGCCAAACCAGTGGAGCGATCGCAGTTGCGTTAACTTACAACGCTCACGCGAAACTCGCGGGTGAGTTTGAAGCGTCCCGTGTCTCTAAAAGCTATCTGGCAATTGTTGAGGGTGTGATTGAACGAGACGAAGGGCGTATCGACCGCCCTATCGGTCGGGCTCGCTCTGGCAGACACGTCTTGATGTCTTGCCGCCCCGATGCCATCAAAGCGAAAATTTCCAAGACGAATTTCCGTGTGCTTGAACGCTTTCCAAATCACACTCTGGTTCTGGCACGTCCAGTCACAGGCCGGAATCACCAGATTCGAGTTCACTTTGCCCACATTGGTCATCCGCTCATGGGTGATGAGTTCTATAAGGCCCACGGAAAATTCCATCCGAACTATTCCGATCTGAACGACGGTGAGTCCCGCACTGTCGAAACAGGATTTCCCATCAAGCGACACGCCTTGCACGCTGTACAACTCGAGTTCTCGCACCCGATCACAAGTCGTTGGGAAACATTTATCGCTCCACTTCCCGGCGATTTTCTGCAAACGCTCGGAAAGCTACGACAACAGCAGGTTGCTCAGCGATGA
- a CDS encoding HEAT repeat domain-containing protein, with amino-acid sequence MQRIQHASDIRFYFAIPFSFMLCLFAATVVAAEEEKKYGELTLDEWSQLVKSSDFKTLGQPVYVNGLTSIVKDEEAPWASRRQAAETLGRIGQDAKSAIPLLEELLKNPGDRPVDTRLWVLKSLSLYGTVAADLDVQIRDIILNEEFPHLIRVNAMETLGRIGKNGNVALPTYLKVLQEKSRQEQAGQNELRVAAVEALWILGPAAAPALSALVDAAREDRVPMRLAAITSIGQIGPRGEIAIPTLVDAILFDDAGEVREAAADALGKIGSDSIRALQHLQKDHDESVRRYVIRSIKQMKTSDEVTQLLETGLQDSSEIIQTEAAAEALRRDVTHQAAQQILLDHLGAVERRVRLNAYQALDEHLEKSPALQQAVLKIANDLDIPPLERSSAKKLLRKLTFDQRESPKSQNN; translated from the coding sequence GTGCAAAGAATTCAACACGCCAGTGATATCCGATTTTATTTTGCGATCCCATTTTCGTTCATGCTGTGCCTCTTCGCTGCCACAGTCGTCGCGGCGGAAGAAGAGAAAAAGTACGGTGAATTGACCCTCGACGAATGGAGTCAGCTCGTCAAATCGTCTGATTTCAAGACTCTGGGTCAACCCGTTTACGTGAATGGTCTGACTTCTATTGTCAAAGATGAAGAAGCTCCCTGGGCAAGTCGACGTCAGGCAGCTGAGACGCTCGGGCGGATTGGTCAGGATGCAAAGTCTGCGATTCCACTCCTCGAGGAACTTCTGAAAAATCCCGGTGACCGGCCAGTCGACACCCGCTTATGGGTGCTGAAGTCGCTTTCATTGTACGGGACAGTTGCTGCCGATCTTGACGTGCAAATTCGTGACATCATCCTCAACGAAGAGTTCCCGCATCTCATTCGCGTGAACGCCATGGAAACCCTGGGGCGAATTGGCAAGAATGGAAATGTCGCGCTCCCAACTTACCTTAAGGTTTTGCAAGAAAAATCGAGACAAGAGCAAGCAGGTCAGAACGAGTTGCGTGTGGCAGCAGTTGAGGCACTCTGGATTTTAGGGCCAGCAGCGGCACCAGCACTCTCTGCATTGGTGGATGCCGCAAGAGAAGACCGGGTTCCAATGCGACTCGCTGCGATCACGTCGATTGGTCAAATTGGGCCGCGCGGAGAAATTGCGATTCCGACATTGGTCGATGCGATTCTCTTTGATGATGCTGGCGAAGTGCGAGAAGCCGCTGCCGATGCTCTTGGGAAAATTGGAAGTGATTCCATCAGAGCATTACAGCACTTACAGAAAGATCATGACGAGAGTGTTCGCCGATACGTGATCCGTTCAATCAAGCAAATGAAAACATCTGACGAAGTCACACAGTTACTTGAAACGGGATTGCAGGACTCCTCAGAAATCATTCAAACGGAAGCTGCCGCGGAGGCTCTCCGGCGCGATGTCACACATCAGGCAGCTCAGCAGATTCTGCTTGACCATCTTGGTGCCGTTGAGCGAAGAGTACGATTGAATGCGTATCAAGCACTCGACGAACATTTGGAAAAGTCACCTGCATTACAGCAGGCGGTCCTTAAAATTGCGAATGATCTTGATATTCCTCCTCTGGAACGATCCTCTGCAAAGAAGCTGTTGAGAAAGCTAACGTTCGATCAACGAGAGTCACCGAAGTCGCAAAACAATTAA
- a CDS encoding DUF58 domain-containing protein has product MAKDVPLHDPSALAKFGNLGVIAKLIVEGYMIGQHKSPFKGTSVEFVEHRQYYPGDEIRHIDWRAYGKTGKYYIKEYEEETNLRAYLFLDCSGSMSYGESTLSKFAYAKQLAAAFTFLLHAQRDAIGLLTFDEKIRERIEPGTSQKSFQQVMKVLEDCKPAGETSLGNIFSSAIPTLKRRSLIIILSDLFDNIDTLKQAVQLFKRNRHEVMLFQILAPEEEEFPFSKPTQFRSLEQTRDRILVDPHRLRSIYLTQFAEFQKSLTELCGHSRYDFASMKTTTPYGEALGNYLDARTRFSSHASAR; this is encoded by the coding sequence GTGGCAAAAGATGTTCCGTTACATGATCCCAGCGCATTGGCGAAGTTTGGCAACCTTGGTGTCATCGCTAAGCTAATCGTGGAAGGGTATATGATCGGCCAGCATAAGAGTCCTTTCAAAGGGACAAGCGTTGAGTTCGTTGAGCATCGTCAGTATTACCCCGGCGACGAAATTCGCCACATCGACTGGCGTGCCTACGGGAAAACCGGAAAGTACTACATTAAGGAATATGAAGAAGAAACGAACCTGCGGGCTTATCTTTTCCTCGATTGTTCTGGAAGCATGAGTTACGGAGAGAGTACTCTTTCAAAGTTTGCATACGCGAAACAGCTCGCTGCAGCGTTCACCTTTTTGCTGCATGCTCAACGAGACGCCATCGGCCTGCTGACTTTTGATGAAAAAATCCGTGAACGAATCGAGCCGGGAACCAGCCAGAAGAGCTTTCAGCAAGTCATGAAGGTGCTGGAAGATTGCAAACCTGCGGGAGAAACGAGTCTGGGGAACATCTTCAGCTCCGCGATTCCGACTCTCAAGCGACGGAGCTTGATCATCATCTTGAGTGACCTCTTCGACAACATCGACACACTCAAGCAGGCAGTACAACTCTTCAAGCGAAATCGCCACGAAGTGATGCTCTTTCAGATCCTCGCTCCAGAGGAAGAAGAATTTCCGTTCAGCAAACCAACGCAATTTCGCAGCCTGGAACAGACCCGAGACCGCATTCTTGTTGACCCGCATCGCCTGCGGTCCATCTATCTCACGCAGTTCGCTGAGTTCCAGAAAAGTCTGACAGAACTTTGCGGTCATTCTCGTTATGACTTCGCATCGATGAAGACAACGACCCCTTACGGAGAGGCTCTGGGAAACTATCTCGACGCTCGAACGCGATTCTCTTCTCACGCATCTGCCAGATAA
- a CDS encoding serine/threonine protein kinase, giving the protein MTTPTPSTMEMPEQIGPFLVKEQIGQGGMGVVFKAEHSETGQPVAIKILNEKSSTDSNVNERFTREIDILKKCQHPNIVRSLGTGAIHERKFYIMEFVENGSVADLLKKKRKQSWQKVIGCGIQVAKALEYAHGKGIIHRDLKPANLMIDKNGYIKLADFGIARDMHESALTQTGKTVGTLAYMSPEQITGKSLVTPRSDIYSLGCVLFEMLTGQPPFTGENEVEVLFKHIQEEPPQISVLAPETPVWLSKLIHSMLEKDANERPWDAPFLIMKLNEIPKKVEAQEERLLKSTKQGKSLLTAKYDKKERQKKKKKDSTNQKGAFYEQSWFLILTLVLVLGGIAGIVQYSRSEGRLYARAAEAMASSNPSDWTRVEGDLISLQTRFPESQHASEITGWLDQIGMHRAERKIETNVRFGRDPQSEAERLYVEAQQFEKFGDRLTSLEKYEAMQHVLTNDDENRPFLNLARQQSEKIKTAVGSTSDRTEFVKEQLDLAAKMEQEGKTIGSKKKLQAIIRLYGNNPEFDSLTEQARTQLKEL; this is encoded by the coding sequence ATGACGACACCAACACCTTCCACGATGGAGATGCCTGAACAAATCGGGCCGTTTCTGGTCAAAGAACAAATTGGCCAGGGAGGGATGGGTGTCGTTTTTAAAGCAGAACACTCCGAAACCGGCCAGCCGGTCGCGATTAAGATTCTTAATGAAAAGTCCTCGACGGACTCGAATGTCAATGAAAGATTCACTCGCGAAATTGACATCCTCAAAAAATGCCAGCATCCAAACATCGTTCGTTCATTAGGAACTGGAGCGATTCACGAACGCAAATTCTACATCATGGAGTTTGTCGAGAACGGTTCTGTTGCGGACCTGTTGAAAAAGAAGCGTAAACAGTCCTGGCAAAAGGTGATCGGATGTGGAATTCAGGTCGCCAAGGCTCTTGAATATGCTCATGGAAAAGGGATCATCCATCGCGATCTGAAGCCAGCAAATTTAATGATCGACAAGAATGGGTACATCAAGCTTGCGGACTTCGGCATCGCTCGCGATATGCACGAAAGTGCGTTGACGCAAACCGGAAAAACTGTCGGAACTCTGGCGTACATGTCTCCCGAGCAAATCACGGGGAAATCGCTCGTCACTCCTCGAAGCGATATCTATTCGCTCGGCTGTGTTCTGTTTGAAATGCTCACAGGGCAACCTCCTTTCACTGGTGAAAACGAAGTGGAAGTCCTGTTCAAACACATTCAAGAAGAACCGCCGCAGATTTCGGTCCTCGCTCCTGAAACCCCTGTGTGGCTTTCAAAATTGATTCACAGCATGCTTGAGAAAGATGCGAATGAACGTCCCTGGGACGCGCCGTTTCTCATCATGAAACTTAATGAGATCCCCAAGAAAGTCGAAGCCCAAGAAGAACGCCTGCTCAAGTCGACCAAACAGGGGAAGAGCCTTCTCACCGCTAAATACGATAAAAAAGAACGCCAGAAAAAGAAGAAAAAGGACTCCACAAACCAGAAAGGAGCCTTTTACGAACAGAGTTGGTTCCTGATTTTGACGCTTGTTTTGGTCCTCGGTGGAATCGCTGGCATCGTTCAATATTCTCGCAGCGAAGGCCGCCTTTACGCTCGGGCAGCTGAGGCGATGGCGAGTTCAAATCCGTCAGACTGGACTCGAGTTGAAGGAGACTTAATCTCTCTGCAAACACGATTTCCAGAGAGTCAGCACGCATCAGAAATTACGGGCTGGCTCGACCAGATTGGAATGCATCGCGCTGAGAGAAAGATCGAAACAAATGTCCGCTTCGGTCGCGATCCTCAATCTGAAGCAGAGCGACTTTATGTGGAAGCTCAACAATTTGAAAAGTTTGGGGACCGATTGACAAGCTTGGAGAAATATGAGGCGATGCAGCACGTTCTCACCAATGATGACGAAAATCGCCCCTTCCTCAATCTTGCCAGACAACAGAGTGAAAAAATCAAAACTGCCGTCGGCTCTACGAGTGACCGAACGGAATTCGTCAAGGAGCAACTCGATCTGGCAGCGAAGATGGAGCAGGAAGGAAAAACCATCGGCAGTAAAAAGAAGCTTCAGGCGATCATCCGCTTATACGGCAACAATCCAGAGTTCGACTCACTCACCGAACAGGCACGAACTCAGCTGAAAGAACTGTAA
- a CDS encoding superoxide dismutase family protein, protein MLKKSTTLGMTFCALMGMTVLLSPAQAEDSKEKHGHADHDHAHAPMFTEGVVVLRSTKGNKVRGRLTLKQTKSGVRVTGRVTGLTPGEHGFHIHEFGDLRAADGTAAGGHYNPDGHDHGAPGDHERHAGDLGNITADSEGVSKVDITQKDLKLHFVIGRSIVVHAGKDDLKSQPSGDAGPRVAVGVIGIAQPAKKKMKKN, encoded by the coding sequence ATGCTTAAGAAATCGACAACTTTAGGAATGACATTCTGCGCACTCATGGGGATGACAGTCTTGCTGTCACCAGCTCAAGCGGAGGATAGTAAAGAAAAGCATGGCCATGCAGACCATGACCATGCGCATGCCCCAATGTTTACGGAGGGTGTCGTCGTTTTGCGCTCCACAAAAGGAAACAAAGTTCGAGGTCGCCTGACGTTGAAACAAACCAAGTCCGGAGTTCGTGTTACCGGGCGTGTGACTGGCCTGACTCCTGGTGAGCACGGCTTCCATATTCATGAATTTGGAGACCTTCGAGCTGCCGACGGAACAGCTGCCGGTGGACACTACAATCCTGATGGACACGATCACGGTGCTCCCGGGGATCACGAACGACATGCTGGGGACCTTGGAAACATCACAGCAGATAGTGAAGGTGTCTCCAAAGTTGATATCACTCAAAAAGATTTGAAGCTTCACTTTGTGATTGGTCGTTCAATCGTCGTCCACGCTGGAAAAGATGACCTGAAGAGCCAACCTTCTGGTGATGCTGGGCCACGTGTTGCAGTCGGAGTGATTGGAATCGCTCAACCTGCGAAAAAGAAGATGAAGAAGAACTAG
- a CDS encoding sulfatase family protein: MAAFFTLTAAIQAADKRPNILFIFTDDHASHSISAYGSKINKTPNLDRIANEGMLFENCFCTNSICGPSRAVIQTGKYSHLNGFRTNGDKFDGTQQTFPKLLKKSGYETAVIGKWHLGEHMPPQGYNYSEVLIGQGPYYNPLMLRDEKGDGNPKRTKYTGYTTEIITDLALEWLKNSRDDEKPFMLMYQHKAPHREWAPGPGYLHMFDDVEIPEPPNLFDDYSTRGRAAHEQDMSIAKTMTPRDLKLTPPPYLNEEQLEVWNAAYEPKNEAFRKANLKGDDLVRWKYQRYIKDYLRCIASVDDNIGRMLDYLDEAGLTENTVVIYSSDQGFYLGDHGWFDKRFMYEESYRQPLLVRWPGVTKPNSKDNHLVSNIDFAETFLDIAGLDVPNDMQGHSLVPLLKGESPDDWRKSHYYHYYEFLNNRRTAHMVRRHYGVRTDRYKLIHFYNIDEWELYDLEADPLEMTNIYAEPQYKSLVKELKAEIKRLQAELEVPDDTGSVEPNPPSLKLKQNPRRQRQKPKQTPKKNNSQ; the protein is encoded by the coding sequence ATGGCAGCCTTCTTCACGTTGACGGCAGCAATTCAGGCTGCCGATAAGCGCCCGAATATCCTGTTCATTTTCACAGATGATCACGCTTCGCACTCGATCAGTGCATACGGATCGAAAATCAACAAAACTCCGAATCTCGATCGCATCGCCAATGAAGGGATGCTCTTCGAGAATTGCTTCTGTACAAACTCGATCTGCGGACCGTCACGAGCGGTTATTCAAACTGGCAAGTACAGCCACCTCAACGGGTTTCGCACAAATGGCGACAAGTTCGATGGGACTCAACAAACATTTCCGAAACTTCTGAAAAAGTCTGGCTACGAAACAGCAGTCATCGGAAAGTGGCATCTGGGTGAGCACATGCCCCCGCAAGGCTACAACTACTCTGAAGTGCTGATTGGTCAAGGACCATACTACAACCCACTGATGCTCCGCGACGAGAAGGGTGATGGGAATCCGAAACGGACGAAATATACAGGCTACACGACAGAGATCATCACCGACCTCGCGTTGGAGTGGCTGAAGAATTCCCGCGACGATGAAAAGCCGTTCATGCTGATGTATCAGCATAAGGCCCCACACCGCGAATGGGCTCCGGGGCCGGGCTACTTGCACATGTTTGACGACGTTGAAATCCCCGAACCGCCAAACCTGTTCGATGATTATTCAACCCGAGGACGTGCCGCTCACGAGCAAGACATGTCGATCGCTAAAACGATGACACCGCGAGATCTCAAGTTGACTCCCCCGCCATATTTGAATGAAGAACAACTCGAAGTTTGGAACGCTGCGTACGAACCGAAAAACGAAGCTTTCCGCAAAGCCAATCTCAAAGGCGATGACCTGGTCCGCTGGAAGTATCAACGGTACATCAAAGACTATCTTCGCTGCATTGCTTCGGTTGATGACAACATCGGCCGCATGCTTGATTACCTGGATGAGGCTGGGCTGACTGAGAACACTGTCGTCATTTACAGCTCTGATCAAGGATTCTATCTGGGTGATCATGGTTGGTTCGACAAGCGTTTCATGTATGAAGAATCATATCGTCAACCACTTCTCGTTCGCTGGCCAGGTGTCACAAAACCGAACTCGAAGGATAACCATCTTGTTTCGAACATCGACTTTGCAGAAACGTTTCTGGACATTGCAGGACTCGATGTTCCCAACGATATGCAAGGCCATAGTCTGGTTCCTCTACTTAAAGGAGAGTCCCCCGACGACTGGCGGAAATCGCACTACTACCATTATTACGAATTTCTAAACAATCGCCGTACCGCCCACATGGTCAGGCGTCACTATGGAGTTCGAACTGACAGATACAAACTGATTCACTTCTACAATATTGACGAATGGGAACTCTACGACTTGGAAGCGGACCCGCTGGAGATGACGAACATTTATGCCGAGCCGCAATACAAGTCGCTTGTCAAAGAGTTGAAGGCAGAGATCAAACGCCTGCAAGCGGAACTTGAAGTCCCGGACGATACCGGCTCGGTCGAGCCCAATCCGCCGTCGTTGAAACTCAAGCAGAACCCGCGACGTCAGAGGCAGAAGCCCAAGCAGACTCCAAAGAAGAACAATTCTCAATAG
- a CDS encoding GDP-mannose 4,6-dehydratase translates to MPQTALITGITGQDGSYLCELLLSKGYCVHGSTRSAESESLNHLKAGLNKARLPEDPLDSVLKIHQLDFARDEATSEFLDKHKIDEIYHLAGQTRVGDSFDHPTATFNANVKPTLALLEAIRASSRSQSIRFFQASSAEIFGGTEESPQSESTQYAPRSPYAASKVAAQSLVESYREAYGLFVCSGILYNHESPRRSAEFVSGKIVDAAARIALGEEHKLVLGNFETGRDWGFAGDYVEAMWMMLQHEAPKDYVIATGEWHSLREFLEIAFQTVGLDWQDYTTSDPKFFRPVEPTRLVGDPTRIKTDLGWQPQTTFAEMIEAMVKQRIVQRRSESE, encoded by the coding sequence ATGCCACAAACGGCACTCATCACCGGAATCACCGGACAGGATGGTTCATACTTGTGTGAACTCCTGCTTTCTAAAGGGTACTGCGTCCACGGATCAACGCGATCAGCGGAAAGTGAGAGTCTGAATCACCTGAAAGCGGGACTCAACAAAGCACGCTTGCCTGAAGATCCTCTCGACTCAGTCTTGAAGATCCATCAGTTGGATTTCGCCAGGGACGAGGCGACAAGTGAATTTCTCGACAAGCACAAGATCGACGAAATTTATCACCTTGCAGGGCAGACTCGGGTTGGTGATTCATTCGATCATCCCACAGCCACGTTCAATGCCAACGTAAAACCGACTCTCGCGTTGCTCGAAGCGATTCGGGCATCGAGCAGGTCTCAATCAATCCGATTCTTTCAGGCGAGCAGTGCCGAGATATTTGGTGGAACGGAAGAGTCTCCGCAATCAGAATCGACTCAATACGCACCTCGCTCACCCTATGCAGCCTCGAAAGTTGCCGCTCAATCATTGGTCGAATCGTATCGAGAAGCTTACGGTCTGTTTGTTTGCTCAGGGATTCTTTACAACCATGAATCACCCCGGCGTTCTGCCGAGTTTGTCTCTGGAAAGATCGTTGATGCCGCCGCACGCATTGCTCTCGGAGAAGAACATAAACTTGTTTTAGGCAACTTCGAGACTGGTCGTGACTGGGGCTTTGCAGGCGATTATGTTGAAGCGATGTGGATGATGCTTCAGCATGAAGCGCCGAAAGACTATGTGATTGCGACCGGAGAATGGCACTCGCTGCGAGAGTTTTTAGAAATCGCATTTCAAACGGTCGGACTTGATTGGCAAGACTACACAACATCCGATCCGAAATTCTTCCGACCAGTTGAGCCAACACGACTCGTTGGAGATCCGACCCGCATCAAAACTGATCTCGGTTGGCAACCCCAAACGACTTTTGCCGAGATGATCGAAGCGATGGTCAAGCAGCGAATCGTGCAGAGACGCAGCGAGTCAGAGTAA